One Chryseobacterium indoltheticum DNA segment encodes these proteins:
- a CDS encoding GH39 family glycosyl hydrolase: MISKKLIICIIILSVFINIKSQILSNDTDKVIIDLSVKGKKRESVVGFLHFNELEPLEKDIVELKPKYWRFGAKLKDNPVKRKEQVNILLKYDIVPIIVLSDIYDEEHWYKEKGGWIRPSDDPRKFATMIKSLYEDLGQKVVFDVWNEPNGKEVWGGTREEYFKTFKVAHDALRSSPNGNNALITGPSISEFNLEYIKAFLDYCSRHNLKLDILNWHDLGNQKNAIELQNNIKKAKELIKKYPNLSIKSIYIPEIVGVDEQFNPLTLFTYLYSLEKENAQGGCKACWDNPDIKGENSCWNNSLDGILSANGERRSVWWVYKYYAESLKSRLAWFTQNKELMIIPYLDDDKSSVNIILGNIGKEKNVNFNFIKNELNYKFKNKSKVNVEIFRISEKKLNMKQLPEKISNYSIKNYKQINFSMKNINSEDVYIIKLN; this comes from the coding sequence ATGATAAGTAAAAAGTTAATAATTTGTATCATAATTCTAAGTGTTTTTATTAATATAAAAAGTCAGATTCTTTCCAATGATACTGATAAAGTAATCATAGATTTATCTGTAAAAGGTAAAAAAAGAGAGTCTGTAGTTGGTTTCTTGCATTTTAACGAATTAGAGCCTCTTGAAAAGGATATTGTAGAATTAAAGCCAAAATATTGGAGGTTTGGTGCAAAGCTGAAAGATAATCCTGTAAAAAGAAAAGAGCAAGTAAATATTTTGTTAAAATATGATATAGTACCCATAATTGTTTTGAGCGACATTTATGATGAAGAACATTGGTATAAGGAAAAAGGTGGTTGGATTAGACCTTCTGATGATCCACGAAAATTTGCCACAATGATAAAAAGTCTATATGAAGATTTAGGACAAAAGGTAGTTTTTGATGTTTGGAACGAGCCTAATGGAAAAGAAGTTTGGGGTGGAACTAGAGAAGAATATTTTAAAACATTCAAAGTTGCACATGATGCTTTAAGATCATCACCAAATGGCAATAATGCTTTAATAACAGGACCGTCTATCAGTGAATTTAATCTTGAATATATAAAAGCTTTTTTAGATTATTGTAGTAGACATAATCTAAAATTAGATATTTTAAATTGGCATGACTTAGGAAACCAAAAAAATGCAATAGAATTACAGAATAATATTAAAAAAGCAAAAGAACTTATAAAAAAGTACCCCAATTTAAGTATAAAAAGTATTTATATTCCTGAAATTGTAGGAGTGGATGAGCAATTTAACCCTCTTACATTATTCACCTATCTTTACTCATTAGAAAAAGAAAATGCACAAGGAGGTTGCAAAGCTTGTTGGGATAATCCTGATATTAAAGGTGAAAATAGCTGTTGGAATAATTCACTTGATGGAATATTGTCTGCTAATGGAGAAAGAAGATCTGTGTGGTGGGTTTACAAGTATTATGCAGAGAGCCTAAAATCAAGACTAGCTTGGTTCACGCAGAATAAGGAATTAATGATAATTCCATATTTAGATGACGATAAATCTTCAGTAAATATTATTTTAGGGAATATTGGAAAAGAAAAAAATGTTAATTTCAATTTTATCAAAAATGAACTAAACTACAAGTTTAAAAATAAAAGTAAGGTTAATGTTGAAATTTTCCGCATATCAGAAAAAAAACTTAATATGAAACAATTGCCCGAAAAAATCAGCAATTATTCAATTAAAAATTACAAACAAATAAATTTTTCGATGAAAAATATTAATAGTGAAGATGTCTATATAATCAAATTAAATTAA